The Primulina huaijiensis isolate GDHJ02 chromosome 10, ASM1229523v2, whole genome shotgun sequence region ccaaaaaattaatcaatgtcCTATTTTTTCTATCAGTCCACCCATCTGCCATCAAAGTGCATCCATATTTAACATGGTCATCCGTGTATTCTTTCAGTATCAATCTTGTATGTTCTAACTCCTTTTTTAAGCATGTAACTCTAACTTCATGATAAGTAGGAGGCTTCACTCCACAACCAAATTGTCCACAGCTTCAATAAATGGTTTAAAACTATCATAATTCACGGCGTTAAAAGGAATACCTGCATCATACATCCATCTAGCGAAATTTTGCACAGCATTCTCTCTCAGTTTCTTCTTATTTTCATCATACAACTTCGCTGTCTTTGCAtcttttttctttccttgcGCTACATTCTCATCAACATCTTGTCGGAAGTATAAATCTATTGGACCAGCTTGTTTTAGtttattcccaggaaaattaggTGCAAGATTAGAACGCTAACCAAATGAAACTGATATAGGTCGTTTCCCTTTTGCCGATATATCTTCTTCAACTTCCAAATCCAAATATTCTTGTTGTTCTGCAACTTCATCAAAGTGAGGAATCGCATCCATTTGATTTTTCAGTTCTTTTTTTTTCGACATATAAGAACTAATTTCTTCTTTCACATGTTCCGGACATTTTGAGCAAGTTTTTGTATTCCTATTGCCTCCGACAAGATGTTGTTTATGTCGATAAATCCTACCATTAGTTGTTTTCCCACAAAAATTGCACTtcactttattgatattttttgggTCTTCCGGTGTTGCATAATTCCATGCTGGATCTTTTCGCAGGGCTTGTGTTTCAAAATTCGAcatttttttctataaaaacAGGTTTTATCCTAGAATTCTGCAGTAAGTTACTGAGCTtgaaatacaaaattaaaaatataaatacagagtacaaattaaaaaatataaatatattggtgcaatacaatatattaattaatcaatttaatCCAACCACCCGAGAAGCAATGAAAGTAATCAAGTAATAAACCAATATTGAAATCATGCAACAGTAACAGACTTGAGAGTTGAGACTTGAGACAATGTGTGTagtttataatttgtaaatgaTCCTAATAATAAAAGTAAACTGCAACACTGTAAATGATCCTAATAATAAAAGTAAACTGCAACACTACAACAGTTAACAGTATAAGACAAGTCACAAGAATTCTTTTCCTAATCACAGCAACAGTAAGACATCAAGCAAACTAGCAAAGCCATGCAGATTGTACGCCTAGCACAGAGTCACAGACAAATGATCATTGATGATTGAAATTTTATCCATATACAATAAATCCTATATTGTAATCCACAAGGCACAAGACACAAAACCAACTCTTAAATACTCACAGTTTTTGAAGAAGCAAACTAGCACAGATGATGAAAAACAGTAGAACAGAGAGAGACGAAGAGAACCAGAGTGTTTGAGAGTCTGAGACGTAAGAGAAAGTCCGCTGCCCGCTGTGCACTCCAGGAAGAAATTCAGAGACCCGTAAGGAGTAAGGACTTTTGTTTGTAGGgcttttttaaaacattaaaaagggCTTTAAATGTTATTGGGATTTAAATGTTATTGGGCTTGAGACTTGAGTTATATATAATCAATCGCACTGCATACTACCAAAGCGCACAGGCGCTGCGCTTTTCTGCAGCAGCGCGCCTGGGCCAAGGCGTACCTCAGGTGCGTGCTTGTTTAATGTCGTGCGCCTGGGTCATAACCCAGGCGCTCGCCTTTCATAACAATGCATGACATCGATTGATATTTTTGCAAACACAGAGATGATTtagacaaatattttttaatatctttGGGTCTATTTTCATTGTTTATTATCGATTGTTAACCCATTGAGCCTCGAGTTGAGTCAgatgcttgattttttttttttgtacctACCTCAGATATAATTTTGATTGAATAGTGCATATGATTGGTTTGTATGAGATAACTAATGGATTCAGAGTAATCTAGAACTTGCTTGAACACTTTTCGAGGTGAAATACGGATAATATGTGACAAAAGAATGATTTAGGCAATCTTTGGAACTGTTTGAGCCTTCGAGCCTACCAAATGAAAATGAATTATCCATAGTGTCCCATTTTGAGCTTGCTAAAAATCAAGTGGAGTGTGTCAATGACAAACAATTAGCCCCCACTTGTATATATTCTATATTTCACAACAACTACCAAATGAAGCTTATACACTTACTATCGAACCTAACTTTGAGATAAATAAGTTCATTGGTGTTGAAATTATTCAATCACtcattgaaaagaaaaagaaaaacaaatgtgTATAAAAGAgttgaaaaagaaacaaaagaagaaaaaaacattGAAAAGAATGAATCAAATtggtgaagaaaaaaaaattgagaaatggaagatgtgaatgatgagaaaataaTAAGTGGATGACGAATGAAATGAGAGTgaaaatgagtaaaaatgatgaaattcaaatatttctctcaaattttgatttccaTACCCTTTATTATAGCCATGAGTCGTAGCCTAACGTTATAAACCTACAAGACCTATTAACATTGTCATATTTATGCAATATACTAGTAGAGAAAAGTTGTTCAAATCAAGCTTATGGGTACCTGAGAAACATGGTTAGCAAGTACGGACTTTAATCATTTGCATGTAAACATCTCATTGTTTGATATCATTTTTTTGGTATACTTGCGTTGAACATCTTATTAGCCAAATAATCGCCATTAAAGTCTTTGTGATCTGTGTAAGTGAATTTGTATCTTAATGAAGTGTTGGTTGAATTGAACTGAAGATTTCTTGAGTTTATAAGACGAGTGGGTGTTGTGAATCTATTTGAGCATTCTATTGGGTAAATAAACATTGATATATCACACACGCACGTGACTCTTGAGTAATTTTCAATAACATGAAAATGGATAAGTCAGAGGCCAAGGTCAATATTTGCATATCCATGACTTATAGTTATCAGCATTGATTCTTGATTGAGTTCTTATTTCTATTTTGCTCGGTACTGACAAAAGTTCAATTTTGGGGggtttgataagtgcaagaattgcacttaatttatatgaGAATCCATGTGAATTATGTTAGTTTCGGACAAAATTATCTTGGTATTTGTGTTTTTGTGTCATGCAGGAGATGAATATCTATTGGACGGTTGATGGCAATTAGAGGTGTTTTTGATCGTGAAATGATGGTGGACAAGCGCCTCAGCGCCTAGGAAAAAACGCCGCAGCGCTAAGGCTTCAAAAGAGGAAAAGAAGTGCCTAGGCGCCACACTGCAGCGCCTGGATATTCGAACACAAGCGCCGTAGCGCCGCAGCTCCAGAATCACCGAACAACAAGCGTCGGGGCGCTAACACACGCGAAGACTCGAGAACTGGGCTTATTTTGACGGGCTCGAAGGAAATATAAAAGGAAGAATAGGGTTTTTGGAAAGGGGCAGCCGtttttggagagaaaaactGTGAGAGACGAAGATCACACACTATGAGAATAAGATCTGGAACGCAAGGATTAATCACACGACGAAGCTGGGGATAGAGACACCACTTCGGATTTGTTATCTAGCCTTTCGCcctttttgattttttatgttaagatatCTAAATCTTCAAACAtgctttgtttttgtttaaatttctCTATGAACTAACGTTTCCATTCTAGAGGATGATGTAACTTTGCTGACACGATAATTTTGACTcagttgtttatatgattgaattcatGTTGGTTCAATTGTGTTTCTTAGTTCTTATCGATTTcaatttactggccataaattgtTTGTTATATTATTAATTCTATAATTCGGGAAAGGGACTAGAATTGTGGATCGTAAGGGACACATCGttaaatgtttatattgttcagaaggcgtataactttagcgagGCCTAAGTAAGATCATCGTTTGCATATATCATTTGAACTTAGGTTTTTATCAGCAATATTTGAAACGAAGTTTGAATGATACACTTTATTCGTCACTCGAGAAAAGtgagaataaaataattaagtgttcttggcTATTAAATGACtggaattcatgaatataaagaCATCCGAGAATAATTATCGTGGAAACTAAGTGAAATCACTCATatagatattttctctcattgaTATTTCTCAATTCGGTGAttcgattaatatttatttgcagTTAATTTATTTTCAGTACACAAATCTGTCTATTGATATTTCTAGATAAAGTcgcgactattttaattaaaagcactgatatatttttatatatatacttctCGTGGGAACGATATTTTACTCTCTTATTTTAAAACTTGACAACCGCGTGCTTGCGAACAGAAAATGCGCAACAGTTCGAGTCCATTCCCTCAAAAGTAAATGATGTAGCAACCTTAGCCATGATTCATCATGTCCTTCCTCTGAAATTCATCTCCCTAATCGACACCGATGAAAGCACGACACGAGCCTCCATTGACAATTGTAAGTGTGATCCCTCTCCATTGTGTTATTTTGAGATTTTAACGGCCACATGTTCATCTCATATTTAAAATCCATCAGCTTTAACGTTCGAGGTAACAACAAAGGCACAATATAAAAGTTGGGAGATTCAAATAACACACGTGACTAGATGGACGAAATCGGgggaaatgacaaaatttagaGACTTAATTATGAATTATTGCCTTGGTTCACAATCAAACTCAAATCGCATTTGTAACTTTATAAACTAATAGGtagagaaagaaaaaaaatctgtcCAACGCTAAAGGGAAGACAAATCACCACCAACCACTGGCTCCAAGAAACGAGAACATTCACTGGTCAAAGAAGCGTAAAAGACTCTCCAACACCACCTTGTCCAGGCACCCTTTCCTTTCGTAAACCAATTTTCGACGCAACATGCATCAAATTTAGAGGAAAAAATCAATCTTTTCTCGCTTTCGTTTATTTTTTAACACTAGAAGACCCTGGCAGTTACGTAAGAAATCCAAGAAAGTGACCTTTTCAAGCTTTCTTCATAAAAGTGGCAGTTGCCAAATCTTGAAGTTTTTCTGGGAGGATTATGTTCCAGATTAAGCACATTGACGGCCCTCCATCAACCCCGGGGAAGTTCAAAATGGAGAAGTCTGTATACAATAGGCTGAGGTTACATTCTTGCCTAGCCAAGATCACTTTTTGGTCTTTTGTTTTCCTTGGATTTGTAGTAATATTCTTCTTTAAATCACCCTCCTCTTCACCTCCCGCATCCGCAGATATTTCTAGGAGGTCCCTCAGAACCAGCTCTTATGGAGATGCTAACTGGGAGAAAAGGGTAAGAGCCTCTGCTAAAATCAGGTCAAGAAATGGGATTTGTGTTCTGGTCACAGGGGCTGCTGGTTTTGTAGGTTCTCATGTCTCCTCCGCCCTTAAACGGCGGGGAGATGGTGTTTTAGGACTTGATAATTTCAATGATTATTATGATCCTATACTTAAGAGGGCGCGGCAAGAGCTCTTAGAGCGCAATGGGGTGTACATTGTAGAGGGTGATATCAATGATGTTTCCCTGTTGAAGAAGCTTTTTGAACTTGTGGTCTTCACGCATGTTATGCATTTGGCAGCGCAGGCCGGTGTTCGGTATGCAATGGAGAATCCCAGCTCCTATGTGCATAGCAACATCGCCGGCTTTGTTAGCTTGCTTGAGGTTAGCAAGAGTGCCAATCCTCAGCCTGCAATCGTGTGGGCGTCAAGTAGTTCTGTCTATGGATTGAATACTAAAGTGCCCTTCTCGGAGAGGGATAGGACTGATCAGCCTGCTAGTCTCTATGCTGCAACTAAGAAGGCTGGTGAGGAGATTGCACATACTTATAACCATATATATGGGCTATCACTCACTGGATTGAGGTTCTTTACTGTTTATGGACCTTGGGGTAGGCCAGATATGGCATACTTCTTTTTTAGTAGGGATATTCTGAAGGGGAAGTCAATTCCCATCTTTGAGGCTGCTGACCATGGCACAGTGGCAAGGGACTTTACTTACATAGATGATATTGTAAAGGGTTGTCTGGCTTCATTGGATACTTCCGAGAAGAATACCGGTAGCGGTGGCAAGAAAAAGGGGCCAGCTCAATTACGGGTTTTCAATTTGGGAAACACAGCTCCTGTGCCTGTTGCAGATCTTGTGAGCATTTTGGAGAGATTGCTCAAGGTGAAGGCAAAGAGGTTGGTGATGAAGTTACCAAGGAATGGGGATGTACAATTTACACATGCCAACATAAGCTTGGCTCAAAGGGAGCTCGGGTATAAGCCTTCGACAGACCTTCAAACAGGGTTGAAGAAATTTACCCGATGGTACCTCGGTTACTATAGTAACGGGAACAAGAGTGCACagtgatattttttttcctcaGTCGTGCCATAGGATGATTCTATCCTCGTTCTTTTTTATTCTTCTATTGTATGTCAACATATCCATATTTGTCAcccagccaatccattttgtaCATATCATGATGGTATCATCTTAGGAGGAAGTTCCTGACCCGGTGAGGAACTTTTTGCGTTGGGTGGACGTTGGTTGGTATCATGTTCTGCTCTTCATGGAAGGACTAATTGATTCTTGTCTCTCAAGGACAATTTTTGTAGTTTAATCTTTGTAGAATTCGCGAATGATGGTGCAATTTTCCAATGAATGGATGAGTATATATCAGGAGTTTCGTTCAAATAAAACAGCACATACAGTTCTCGTATAATGATTGTTATGCATAAAACTTGAAAGACCATAGAATCCATTATTTGGATGGATTACAACTAGTCTAGATTGTATTTGTTTCTCAATTTGATTGGCAATTTCTTTTATCAATTAACGTATTCTCCACATTGACTCTCTTCCACCAGCTTATTTACTACTACCTGTTCTTGGCTATCGTAGGTGCACCAGTAAGTTAAAAGTCAATTTTCTGTcatttaagtaattaaaattattaaaacttACATATAACATTGTCAATCTTAATTGATTTAAACTGAAAACATAACATGATTCACTATACTGCATGATTTATTTGTGGTATTTATGAATTTTCCTTGCATAACTTTGTACACGAATAAAGAAAATTTACAACGTTGATCCACGTGCAGAGAGAACAAATGTCATAAAGCTCAAGAATTAGTAATCTTTCTCTAAACAAGTTCagcttttaattatttagagGGTGTATtggttataaatttttaatgatttttaattacttttttaaatgatagattTTTGTGGAgtatatggatttttattgactttgatataatctcataaaattgtaaaacaaatttcATAAACTCTTATAgactttttttcaaaatttttgttgactttataaacattttcataaaattatgtaaattctgtaatttataattgtgatttattttttattaaattttttaaaataattattgaacataaataatctcttcaattttaaattattttttatttatgaatgtaaatgaattttactttcttaaaagttaaatcaatttaatttgtgaaaaacgACAAACGAACTATCCAAtttattgaaatcaaaatttcaattctttatgtcaattcaatgaacaatatttttataagttcataataaaagtttattaaaagaacaatcaaaataatgattagtcttttatataaaaaaaatctaatcacTGTTGACAATTTGATCAACATCGCACCACATTTTATTGGCTATGGTATCTCTCCATGCATTTTCATTTACTCATTGTTGTTCTTGAGTATCAAATAAATGATCAAAGTTTTCACCTTCATAAACTTGTTCCGATAAAGACAATTGAGCTTCATTATCTGgttcaatttgaaattcatca contains the following coding sequences:
- the LOC140985730 gene encoding UDP-glucuronate 4-epimerase 3-like; translation: MFQIKHIDGPPSTPGKFKMEKSVYNRLRLHSCLAKITFWSFVFLGFVVIFFFKSPSSSPPASADISRRSLRTSSYGDANWEKRVRASAKIRSRNGICVLVTGAAGFVGSHVSSALKRRGDGVLGLDNFNDYYDPILKRARQELLERNGVYIVEGDINDVSLLKKLFELVVFTHVMHLAAQAGVRYAMENPSSYVHSNIAGFVSLLEVSKSANPQPAIVWASSSSVYGLNTKVPFSERDRTDQPASLYAATKKAGEEIAHTYNHIYGLSLTGLRFFTVYGPWGRPDMAYFFFSRDILKGKSIPIFEAADHGTVARDFTYIDDIVKGCLASLDTSEKNTGSGGKKKGPAQLRVFNLGNTAPVPVADLVSILERLLKVKAKRLVMKLPRNGDVQFTHANISLAQRELGYKPSTDLQTGLKKFTRWYLGYYSNGNKSAQ